GAGAAAGCAATGGGTTTTATAAGCGAATTTAAAGAATTTGCGATGCGCGGAAATGTCATAGATATGGCAGTTGGTGTTGTTATCGGTGGGGCATTTGGAAAGATCGTTTCATCGCTAGTTGGTGATATTATCATGCCAGTTGTCGGTGTTATAACAGGCGGTGTAAATTTCACTGATCTTAAGCTAACACTAAAAGAAGCAGCAGAAGGTGCGCCAGCTGTTACGATAAACTATGGCTCATTTATACAAACAATGGTTGATTTTTTAATCATTGCATTTTGTATTTTTTGCGTTATCAAAGCTTTAAATACACTTAAAAATAAACTACCAAAAGAAGAAGAGGCAGCTCCTGCAGAGCCTGAAACTCCAGCTGATATAGCACTTCTAACTGAGATCAGAGATCTTCTTAAAAAATAAATTCTTAAATTAAAGGGATAAAGCTCCCTTTGAAATCCGTTAAATTTTGTCCTATTTTTTATGCTAAAATGCTTTTTTATATTAAAAGCGAGTGAAATATGATAGAAAAAATCCCATTTTTTCAAGGTCTTAGCGCCGAGGACCTAGCCAAACTTGAAGCAATAAGCGTTGTTAAAAAATATAAAAAAGGTGAGTTTTTATTTATGGAGGGCGAGGAGCCAAAGTGGCTTACATTTTTGATAACTGGCTCGGTTAAACTTTATAAAACTACGGCAAATGGTAAAG
This genomic stretch from Campylobacter concisus harbors:
- the mscL gene encoding large-conductance mechanosensitive channel protein MscL — protein: MGFISEFKEFAMRGNVIDMAVGVVIGGAFGKIVSSLVGDIIMPVVGVITGGVNFTDLKLTLKEAAEGAPAVTINYGSFIQTMVDFLIIAFCIFCVIKALNTLKNKLPKEEEAAPAEPETPADIALLTEIRDLLKK